Proteins from a genomic interval of Pseudomonas sp. RC10:
- a CDS encoding thiopurine S-methyltransferase, translated as MEPQFWHERWAINQIGFNQSEVNPYLVKLWSELNVKPGERVLVPLCGKTVDINWLADQGLQVLGAELSEKAVQAWFSENGFLPEIETRGAFKVYAHKNVEIWCGDFFALKPKDVGHCTAWYDRAAIIALPSDMRWRYVEQINRLMAQDSRGLLITLDYDQSQIDGPPFSVDEDEVQQLLSPEWRVKMVGEGDVLAQSPKFKQAGATRLMEYAYRLFRR; from the coding sequence ATGGAGCCGCAGTTTTGGCATGAGCGTTGGGCGATCAATCAGATTGGCTTCAATCAGTCAGAGGTGAATCCGTATCTTGTGAAGCTGTGGTCTGAATTGAACGTAAAGCCCGGTGAGCGCGTTCTGGTGCCGCTGTGCGGAAAGACCGTCGACATCAACTGGCTGGCCGATCAAGGACTGCAGGTGCTCGGCGCCGAGCTTTCCGAGAAGGCAGTCCAGGCCTGGTTCAGCGAAAACGGGTTTTTACCCGAGATCGAAACCCGCGGTGCGTTCAAGGTTTACGCCCACAAGAACGTCGAAATCTGGTGCGGTGATTTCTTCGCGCTCAAACCGAAGGACGTCGGACATTGCACCGCGTGGTACGACCGAGCCGCAATCATTGCGCTGCCGTCAGACATGCGCTGGCGTTACGTCGAGCAGATCAATCGCCTCATGGCCCAAGACTCTCGCGGTCTGCTGATCACCCTGGACTACGATCAGTCTCAGATCGACGGCCCGCCGTTTTCGGTGGATGAAGATGAAGTGCAGCAACTGCTGTCGCCGGAATGGCGAGTGAAAATGGTCGGCGAGGGCGATGTGCTGGCGCAAAGCCCCAAGTTCAAACAGGCGGGCGCGACGCGTTTGATGGAGTATGCGTATCGGCTGTTTCGGCGGTAA
- the htpX gene encoding protease HtpX, with translation MMRILLFLATNLAVVLIASITLSLFGFNGFMAANGVDLNLNQLLIFCAVFGFAGSLFSLFISKWMAKMSTGTEIITQPRTRHEQWLLQTVEQLSREAGIKMPEVGIFPAYEANAFATGWNKNDALVAVSQGLLERFSPDEVKAVLAHEIGHVANGDMVTLALVQGVVNTFVMFFARIIGNFVDKVIFKNEEGRGMAFYIATIFAEIVLGFLASAIVMWFSRKREYRADDAGARLAGTGAMISALQRLRSEQGVPVQMPDSLTAFGINGGLKHGLAGLFMSHPALEDRIEALRRRG, from the coding sequence ATGATGCGCATCTTGCTGTTCTTGGCCACTAACCTTGCGGTCGTGCTGATTGCCAGCATCACCTTGAGCCTGTTTGGCTTCAATGGGTTCATGGCGGCCAACGGGGTTGACCTCAACCTCAATCAGCTGCTGATTTTCTGCGCCGTTTTTGGTTTCGCTGGCTCGCTGTTCTCGCTGTTCATCTCCAAGTGGATGGCGAAGATGAGCACCGGGACCGAAATCATCACCCAACCCCGCACCCGCCATGAACAATGGCTGCTGCAAACCGTTGAACAACTGTCCCGCGAAGCTGGCATCAAGATGCCAGAAGTCGGAATTTTCCCGGCCTACGAAGCGAACGCCTTCGCCACCGGCTGGAACAAGAACGATGCATTGGTCGCGGTCAGCCAGGGCTTGCTGGAGCGCTTTTCGCCCGACGAAGTGAAAGCCGTGCTGGCCCACGAAATCGGCCACGTCGCCAACGGTGACATGGTGACACTGGCGCTGGTTCAAGGCGTGGTGAACACCTTCGTGATGTTCTTCGCGCGGATCATCGGCAACTTCGTCGATAAAGTGATCTTCAAGAACGAAGAAGGCCGTGGCATGGCGTTCTACATCGCGACCATCTTCGCCGAGATCGTCCTGGGCTTCCTCGCCAGCGCCATCGTCATGTGGTTCTCGCGCAAACGCGAATACCGCGCAGACGACGCCGGTGCTCGCCTCGCCGGTACAGGCGCGATGATCAGCGCTTTACAGCGCCTGCGTTCGGAACAAGGCGTGCCAGTGCAGATGCCCGACAGCCTGACGGCGTTCGGCATCAACGGCGGCTTGAAGCATGGCCTGGCGGGTCTGTTCATGAGCCACCCAGCGCTGGAAGACCGCATCGAGGCGTTGCGTCGTCGGGGTTGA
- a CDS encoding pyridoxal phosphate-dependent aminotransferase: MQFSKSNKLANVCYDIRGPVLKHAKRLEEEGHRILKLNIGNPAPFGFEAPDEILQDVIRNLPTAQGYSDSKGLFSARKAVMQYYQQKQVEGVGIEDIYLGNGVSELIVMSMQALLNNGDEVLVPAPDYPLWTAAVALSGGSPVHYLCDEQANWWPDLDDIKAKITPNTKAMVIINPNNPTGAVYSKEVLLGMLEIARQHNLVVFSDEIYDKILYDDAVHICTASLAPDLLCLTFNGLSKSYRVAGFRSGWIAISGPKHNAQSYIEGIDILANMRLCANVPSQHAIQTALGGYQSINDLILPPGRLLEQRNRTWELLNDIPGVSCVKPMGALYAFPRIDPKVCPIHNDEKFALDLLLSEKLLIVQGTAFNWPWPDHFRVVTLPRVDDLEAAIGRIGNFLKTYKQ, encoded by the coding sequence ATGCAGTTCAGCAAATCGAACAAGCTCGCCAACGTCTGCTACGACATTCGCGGGCCCGTGCTCAAGCACGCCAAACGCCTGGAAGAGGAAGGCCATCGCATCCTCAAGCTGAACATCGGCAACCCGGCGCCGTTTGGTTTCGAGGCGCCGGACGAAATCCTGCAGGACGTGATCCGCAACCTGCCGACCGCACAGGGCTACAGCGACTCCAAGGGCCTGTTCAGCGCGCGCAAGGCCGTGATGCAGTATTACCAGCAGAAGCAGGTCGAAGGTGTCGGCATCGAAGACATCTACCTGGGCAACGGCGTGTCCGAGCTGATCGTGATGTCGATGCAGGCGCTGCTGAACAACGGCGACGAAGTGCTGGTGCCAGCCCCTGACTACCCGCTGTGGACCGCAGCGGTCGCCCTGTCCGGTGGCAGCCCCGTCCATTACCTCTGTGACGAGCAGGCCAACTGGTGGCCTGATCTGGACGACATCAAGGCCAAGATCACGCCGAACACCAAGGCGATGGTGATCATTAACCCGAACAACCCGACCGGCGCCGTCTATTCGAAAGAAGTGTTGCTGGGCATGCTGGAAATCGCTCGCCAGCACAACCTCGTGGTGTTCTCTGACGAAATCTACGACAAGATTCTGTACGACGACGCCGTGCACATCTGCACCGCGTCGCTGGCGCCGGATTTGCTGTGCCTGACCTTCAACGGCCTGTCGAAGTCCTATCGCGTGGCCGGTTTCCGCTCCGGCTGGATCGCCATTTCCGGTCCGAAGCACAACGCCCAGAGCTACATCGAAGGCATCGACATCCTGGCCAATATGCGACTGTGCGCAAACGTGCCGAGCCAGCATGCGATCCAGACCGCATTGGGGGGCTATCAGAGCATCAACGACCTGATTCTGCCGCCAGGCCGCCTGCTGGAACAGCGCAACCGGACCTGGGAACTGCTCAATGACATTCCCGGCGTCAGCTGCGTGAAGCCGATGGGTGCGCTGTACGCGTTCCCGCGCATCGACCCGAAAGTCTGCCCGATCCACAACGACGAGAAGTTCGCGCTGGACCTGCTGCTGTCCGAGAAGCTGCTGATCGTTCAAGGCACGGCGTTCAACTGGCCATGGCCGGACCACTTCCGCGTGGTGACGTTGCCGCGTGTGGATGACCTGGAAGCGGCGATTGGCCGTATCGGTAACTTCCTCAAGACGTACAAGCAATAA
- the msrB gene encoding peptide-methionine (R)-S-oxide reductase MsrB, with protein sequence MDKLEKSLEEWKQMLDPEQYQVCRLKATERPFTGKYNSTKTDGVYHCVCCNEALFDSTTKFDSGCGWPSFYAPLEGSAVVEVRDVSHGMIRTEVVCAKCDAHLGHVFPDGPPPTGLRYCINSVCLDLVARAA encoded by the coding sequence GTGGACAAGCTGGAAAAATCCCTCGAAGAATGGAAACAGATGCTCGACCCAGAGCAGTACCAGGTCTGCCGTCTGAAGGCCACCGAGCGACCCTTCACCGGCAAATACAACAGCACCAAGACCGATGGTGTTTATCACTGCGTGTGCTGCAACGAAGCGTTGTTCGACTCAACCACCAAGTTCGATTCAGGCTGCGGCTGGCCGAGTTTTTACGCGCCGCTCGAAGGCAGCGCGGTGGTGGAAGTGCGCGACGTGAGCCACGGCATGATTCGCACCGAAGTGGTGTGTGCCAAGTGCGACGCTCACTTGGGCCATGTCTTTCCTGACGGCCCGCCGCCGACAGGGCTGCGCTACTGCATCAACTCGGTGTGCCTGGACCTGGTGGCCCGCGCTGCCTGA
- a CDS encoding glutathione peroxidase produces MSEQLLNIPVQTIKGEQKTLADYAGKAVLVVNTASKCGFTPQYKGLEELWQTYKDRGLVVLGFPCNQFGKQEPGNEGAISEFCELNYGVSFPLFKKIDVNGSDAHPLFVQLKKQAPGLLGSERIKWNFTKFLVGRDGKLVKRYAPLTKPEELKSDIEALLR; encoded by the coding sequence ATGAGCGAACAGTTGCTGAACATCCCGGTGCAGACGATCAAGGGCGAGCAAAAGACCCTTGCCGATTACGCAGGCAAGGCGGTGCTGGTCGTGAACACCGCCAGCAAATGCGGCTTCACCCCGCAATACAAGGGGCTCGAAGAGCTGTGGCAGACCTATAAAGATCGTGGGCTGGTGGTGCTGGGCTTCCCCTGCAACCAGTTCGGGAAACAGGAACCCGGCAACGAAGGCGCGATTTCCGAGTTTTGCGAGTTGAATTACGGGGTCAGTTTTCCGCTGTTCAAGAAGATCGACGTCAACGGCAGCGACGCTCATCCGTTGTTCGTGCAGTTGAAGAAACAGGCGCCCGGGCTGCTGGGCTCCGAGCGCATCAAGTGGAACTTCACCAAATTTCTCGTGGGTCGCGATGGCAAGCTGGTCAAGCGTTACGCGCCGCTGACCAAGCCGGAAGAGCTGAAGTCGGATATTGAAGCGCTGCTGAGATAA
- a CDS encoding ATP-binding protein, giving the protein MDIRLTQRLSYKQVRLTVLLGFLLGTLFSLIQIAIDYASEDASIDREIRSLLQISHNPASRVAYNIDAELAQELTLGLLRSPAVIGARLMDNNNVLLASVTRPPAESPYRLISDGLFGQSREFVDTLHLDHMPNEAIGTLSLNVDTYAFGSHFLQRAVITLLGGFVRSLVFAGILLGLYYLTLTKPLTGVIRALSSRDSRSPTQTPLPCPPGHENDEIGVLVQVANQQFENVASEFCRRRDAENRLTEHLNELENVVSARTQELKSSNARLSQSNEELQIARSTALDMAHARSAFLAHMSHEIRTPLNGLLGMLALSLDGPLSAEQRQQLSIAHDSGKVLVELLNDILDLSKFDAGQLELERIPFDLGTLIEDTANLLSQNAAPSVELTCLIDPRFPALVMGDPTRVRQVVSNLLSNALKFTRAGRVDVRLSQQGGKVRIEVCDTGIGIPQDAQAKIFEPFTQAEAAITRQYGGTGLGLTLTYNLCKAMDGQLNIESTPGVGSRFYADLPLPAHTPAPMWPALKGHVVVVSAKGSGLTELLSRLLPEWGIDYRHFSVNHPQSNVQPDLLITDCPECLVGMRPGTDIPILLVTAYGNFMPAEQVIALAPLHQQARPLSRQILHQALRRSLHVEDVLNGDRLPSPKPVAHRARILLVEDNPVNQLVAKGMLSKLGCDVVVSSHGGEAIQQLERNHFDLVLMDCNMPVLDGYEATRLIRQSGKWPDLPIIALTANAMPEEREHCRNAGMNDYLAKPFHKEELVNMLDQWTAASSVKL; this is encoded by the coding sequence ATGGATATTCGACTTACCCAGCGACTGTCGTACAAACAGGTCCGTTTGACCGTTCTGCTCGGCTTTCTATTGGGAACGCTGTTCAGCCTGATACAAATTGCAATCGATTATGCCAGCGAAGACGCTTCTATCGATCGTGAAATTCGCTCGTTGCTGCAAATCAGCCACAACCCGGCGTCGCGCGTCGCCTACAACATCGACGCCGAGCTCGCGCAAGAGCTGACCCTTGGCTTGCTTCGCTCCCCGGCCGTGATCGGTGCTCGGCTGATGGACAACAACAATGTGTTACTGGCGTCCGTCACACGGCCGCCAGCAGAAAGCCCCTATCGCCTGATCAGCGACGGCCTGTTCGGCCAGAGCCGTGAGTTCGTGGATACCCTCCACCTGGATCACATGCCGAACGAAGCCATCGGCACCTTGTCTCTGAACGTCGACACCTACGCGTTCGGCAGCCACTTTCTGCAACGGGCGGTGATCACGTTGCTTGGCGGCTTTGTCCGCAGTCTGGTGTTTGCCGGGATTCTGTTGGGGTTGTACTACCTGACCCTGACCAAACCGCTGACCGGGGTCATCCGCGCCCTGTCCAGCCGCGACTCTCGCAGCCCCACACAAACGCCACTGCCCTGCCCGCCCGGCCATGAAAACGACGAAATCGGCGTGCTGGTGCAAGTGGCGAATCAACAGTTCGAAAACGTGGCGAGTGAGTTCTGCCGTCGTCGAGACGCTGAGAACCGCTTGACCGAGCACCTCAACGAGCTGGAAAACGTGGTCTCCGCCCGCACTCAAGAGCTCAAGTCCAGCAACGCGCGCCTCAGCCAATCCAACGAAGAACTGCAGATCGCCCGCAGCACGGCACTGGACATGGCTCACGCCCGCTCGGCCTTTCTGGCGCACATGAGTCATGAGATCCGCACCCCGCTCAACGGTCTGCTGGGCATGCTGGCGTTGTCACTGGACGGCCCGCTCAGCGCGGAACAACGTCAGCAACTGTCCATCGCCCATGACTCGGGCAAGGTGCTGGTGGAGCTGCTCAACGACATCCTCGACCTGTCGAAATTCGACGCGGGCCAGTTAGAGCTGGAGCGCATCCCGTTCGATCTCGGCACCCTGATCGAAGACACCGCCAATCTGCTCTCGCAAAACGCAGCGCCCAGCGTTGAACTGACATGCCTGATCGATCCCCGCTTCCCGGCGTTGGTCATGGGCGACCCGACGCGTGTACGGCAAGTCGTCAGCAACCTGCTGTCGAATGCGCTGAAGTTCACCCGTGCCGGGCGTGTGGACGTGCGACTGAGTCAGCAGGGCGGCAAAGTGCGCATCGAAGTGTGTGACACCGGCATCGGCATCCCTCAGGATGCACAGGCGAAGATTTTCGAGCCATTCACCCAGGCCGAAGCGGCCATTACCCGTCAGTACGGCGGCACTGGGCTGGGGCTGACCCTGACCTACAATTTGTGTAAAGCGATGGACGGGCAACTGAACATCGAATCCACCCCCGGCGTCGGCAGCCGGTTCTACGCCGACCTGCCGCTCCCGGCCCACACGCCAGCACCCATGTGGCCCGCGCTGAAAGGCCATGTGGTGGTGGTCAGCGCCAAGGGCAGCGGCCTGACGGAGCTGCTAAGCCGCTTGCTGCCAGAATGGGGCATTGATTACCGGCACTTTTCGGTGAACCACCCACAATCCAACGTACAGCCTGATCTGCTGATCACCGACTGCCCGGAATGCCTGGTGGGGATGCGCCCTGGAACGGACATTCCGATTCTGCTGGTGACGGCGTATGGCAATTTCATGCCAGCTGAGCAGGTCATCGCCCTGGCGCCACTGCATCAACAGGCGCGCCCTCTGTCGCGGCAGATCTTGCATCAAGCGTTGCGGCGAAGTCTGCACGTCGAGGACGTTTTGAACGGCGATCGTCTGCCCAGTCCGAAACCCGTGGCCCACCGTGCGCGCATTCTGTTGGTCGAAGACAACCCGGTGAACCAATTGGTCGCCAAGGGCATGTTGAGCAAGTTGGGGTGTGACGTGGTGGTCAGCAGCCACGGCGGCGAAGCGATACAACAACTTGAGCGCAATCACTTCGATCTGGTGCTGATGGACTGCAACATGCCGGTGCTGGATGGCTACGAAGCGACACGCCTGATTCGCCAGAGCGGCAAATGGCCCGACCTGCCTATCATCGCTCTGACCGCCAACGCCATGCCCGAAGAGCGAGAGCATTGCCGGAACGCGGGGATGAATGACTATCTGGCGAAGCCGTTTCACAAGGAAGAGCTGGTGAACATGCTGGATCAGTGGACAGCAGCTTCGAGCGTCAAGCTTTAA
- a CDS encoding ATP-binding protein: MDSRLNAFLERAESVLARLEPLLPAVREPVDWETSLAARWVREGRSGYLMPLDVTLDMRLSDLIGVDQQREQLGRNTQQFIDGLPANHALLWGSRGTGKSSLVRALLAEHAKAGLRLIEIERDHLGDLPRVVEQLQKLPQRFVLFCDDLSFESGEGDYRVLKSVLDGSLEQAPDNVLLYATSNRRHLVPEKESDNAHWQRGEDGEIHPSEAVEDKIALSDRFGLWLSFYPFTQEHFLNVVEHWVGELAAKAGLQWQRNHEFDILAVRWATGRGNRNGRCAYQFARYWVGLKMLEQHP; encoded by the coding sequence GTGGATTCTCGATTGAACGCATTTCTGGAGCGCGCCGAATCGGTTCTGGCGCGACTTGAACCGCTCTTGCCAGCCGTTCGTGAGCCGGTGGATTGGGAAACATCCCTTGCTGCGCGTTGGGTGCGCGAAGGGCGCAGCGGTTATCTGATGCCGCTGGACGTGACGCTGGACATGCGCCTGTCCGACCTTATCGGCGTCGATCAGCAGCGCGAGCAACTGGGCCGCAATACCCAGCAGTTTATCGACGGCCTGCCTGCCAACCATGCTTTGCTCTGGGGTTCGCGGGGCACAGGCAAATCGTCGCTGGTGCGCGCCTTGCTCGCCGAACACGCCAAGGCCGGTCTGCGACTGATCGAGATCGAGCGGGATCATCTCGGGGATTTACCGCGAGTGGTCGAGCAATTACAGAAGCTGCCGCAGCGTTTCGTGCTGTTTTGCGACGATCTGTCGTTCGAGTCCGGCGAGGGCGATTATCGCGTGCTCAAAAGCGTACTCGACGGTTCGTTGGAACAGGCGCCCGATAACGTCCTGCTGTACGCCACCTCCAACCGCCGCCACCTGGTACCGGAAAAAGAGAGCGACAACGCCCACTGGCAGCGCGGCGAGGACGGCGAAATCCATCCGAGCGAAGCGGTGGAAGACAAGATTGCCCTGTCCGACCGTTTCGGGCTGTGGCTGTCGTTCTACCCGTTCACTCAGGAGCACTTCCTGAACGTGGTGGAGCATTGGGTCGGTGAACTGGCGGCCAAGGCCGGGTTGCAGTGGCAGCGCAATCACGAGTTCGACATTCTGGCCGTACGCTGGGCGACCGGTCGCGGCAACCGCAACGGCCGCTGCGCCTATCAGTTCGCCCGTTATTGGGTGGGTTTGAAAATGCTGGAGCAACATCCATGA
- a CDS encoding GAF domain-containing protein: MIDLNAAGEGLDGYRLLTAQLESLLADERDFIANAAQFSAFLYTQLEDLNWAGFYLNRNEELVLGPFQGQIACVRIPFGKGVCGTAAATRETQRVLDVHEFPGHIACDSASNSELVVPLVKEGRLIGVLDLDSPSLARFSEADQAGIEALAAIFLRLTDC; the protein is encoded by the coding sequence ATGATCGATTTGAACGCAGCGGGCGAGGGCCTCGACGGCTATCGCCTGCTCACGGCACAACTGGAGTCCCTGCTGGCGGACGAGCGCGACTTCATCGCCAATGCCGCGCAGTTTTCAGCGTTTCTGTATACCCAGCTGGAAGATTTGAACTGGGCCGGTTTCTACCTCAACCGCAACGAAGAACTGGTGTTGGGGCCATTTCAAGGGCAAATCGCCTGTGTGCGCATTCCGTTCGGCAAGGGCGTATGCGGCACTGCGGCAGCGACTCGCGAGACCCAACGCGTGCTCGACGTGCACGAATTCCCCGGCCACATCGCGTGTGACAGCGCGTCCAACAGCGAACTGGTCGTGCCATTGGTCAAGGAAGGGCGTTTGATCGGGGTATTGGACCTGGACAGTCCGAGCCTGGCGCGTTTCAGCGAAGCAGATCAGGCAGGGATCGAAGCGTTGGCAGCGATTTTTCTGAGATTGACGGATTGCTGA